A stretch of the Rhizomicrobium sp. genome encodes the following:
- a CDS encoding GNAT family N-acetyltransferase, with protein MSTSLRRATATDASAVADVFLAARATMTYLPKLHAEEDARGFIANVVAEKETWVAEREGKVVGFAVIDGGWLEHLYVHPSRFNSGTGDKLFRHATEQHPQGFQLWVFQKNAGARRFYERHGCAMERLTDGADNDEKLPDALYIWPAK; from the coding sequence ATGTCCACTTCCCTGCGCCGCGCCACCGCCACCGATGCGTCCGCCGTCGCCGATGTATTCCTCGCGGCGCGCGCCACCATGACCTATCTCCCGAAACTGCACGCCGAAGAGGACGCGCGCGGCTTCATCGCGAACGTGGTCGCAGAGAAGGAGACCTGGGTGGCCGAGCGCGAGGGCAAGGTGGTCGGCTTCGCGGTGATCGACGGCGGCTGGCTCGAACACCTCTACGTGCACCCCTCGCGCTTCAACAGCGGTACCGGCGACAAGCTGTTCCGCCACGCGACCGAGCAGCATCCGCAAGGCTTCCAGCTCTGGGTGTTCCAGAAGAACGCGGGGGCGCGCCGCTTCTATGAGCGCCATGGCTGTGCGATGGAGCGGCTGACCGATGGCGCGGACAATGACGAGAAATTGCCGGACGCGCTTTATATCTGGCCGGCGAAATAG
- the thiC gene encoding phosphomethylpyrimidine synthase ThiC: MNKPILNSKSVQITRGALPGSKKVYRDGVPFREVGLSGGEPPVRLYDTSGPYTDDAAAIDIDKGLGAARRAWILARGDVEEYDGRARRPEDDGLKRGELLSVPQFDRAGRKPLRAKAGRNVSQLHYARQGLITEEMRYIAARENLGRSKLADGNSFGASIPDHVTPEFVRDEVARGRAIIPANINHPETEPMIIGRNFLTKVNANIGNSIVTSGVAEEVEKLVWSIRWGADTVMDLSTGRHIHTIREWIIRNSPVPIGTVPIYQALEKVGGVAEDLTWEIYRDTLVEQCEQGVDYFTVHAGVRLAHIPLTAERVTGIVSRGGSILAKWCLAHHKENFLYTHFEEICELLKAYDVSFSLGDGLRPGSTADANDAAQFAELDTLGELNRIAQKHDVQVMIEGPGHVPMHKIKENMDRQLAACDEAPFYTLGPLTTDVAPGYDHITSAIGAAMIGWFGCAMLCYVTPKEHLGLPDRDDVKAGVIAYRIAAHAADLAKGHPAARIWDDAMSKARFEFRWRDQFALALDPDTAQAYHDETLPADGAKVAHFCSMCGPKFCSMKISQEVRDAARGTNDSLSTAEIRAAMAKKSAEFKQGGGEIYVHKPAAESA, from the coding sequence ATGAACAAGCCGATTCTGAATTCCAAGTCCGTCCAGATCACGCGCGGCGCGCTTCCGGGCTCGAAGAAGGTCTATCGCGATGGGGTCCCGTTCCGCGAAGTGGGCCTGTCGGGCGGCGAACCGCCCGTCCGTCTCTACGACACGTCCGGTCCGTATACGGACGATGCCGCGGCGATCGATATCGACAAGGGCCTGGGCGCTGCGCGCCGTGCCTGGATCCTCGCGCGCGGCGACGTCGAGGAATATGACGGCCGCGCGCGCCGGCCGGAGGACGACGGCCTCAAGCGCGGCGAGCTTCTCTCGGTGCCGCAATTCGATCGTGCCGGCCGCAAGCCGCTGCGGGCGAAAGCGGGGCGCAACGTCTCGCAGCTCCATTATGCGCGGCAGGGCCTGATCACCGAAGAGATGAGATACATCGCGGCCCGCGAGAATCTCGGACGCTCCAAGCTGGCCGACGGCAACTCGTTCGGCGCGTCGATCCCGGACCATGTGACGCCGGAATTCGTCCGCGATGAGGTTGCGCGCGGCCGCGCCATCATCCCGGCGAACATCAACCATCCCGAGACCGAGCCGATGATCATCGGCCGCAACTTCCTCACCAAGGTCAACGCCAATATCGGCAACTCCATCGTCACCTCGGGCGTGGCGGAGGAGGTGGAGAAGCTCGTCTGGTCGATCCGCTGGGGCGCCGACACGGTGATGGACCTTTCGACCGGCCGTCACATCCACACCATCCGCGAATGGATCATCCGCAATTCTCCGGTGCCGATCGGCACGGTGCCGATCTACCAGGCGCTGGAGAAGGTCGGGGGCGTCGCGGAGGATCTGACCTGGGAGATCTACCGCGACACGCTGGTCGAGCAATGCGAGCAGGGCGTGGACTATTTCACCGTCCATGCCGGGGTGCGGCTGGCGCATATCCCGCTGACGGCGGAGCGCGTGACCGGCATCGTGTCGCGCGGCGGCTCGATCCTCGCCAAATGGTGTCTCGCGCATCACAAGGAGAACTTCCTCTACACGCATTTTGAGGAAATCTGCGAGTTGCTGAAGGCCTATGATGTCTCGTTCAGTCTCGGCGACGGCCTGCGTCCCGGCTCGACGGCGGATGCCAACGACGCGGCCCAGTTCGCCGAGCTCGACACGCTGGGCGAACTCAACCGCATCGCCCAAAAGCACGACGTGCAGGTGATGATCGAAGGCCCCGGCCATGTGCCGATGCACAAGATCAAGGAGAACATGGACCGCCAGCTCGCCGCCTGCGACGAGGCGCCGTTCTACACGCTGGGGCCGCTGACGACCGACGTGGCGCCGGGCTATGACCACATCACCAGCGCGATCGGCGCGGCGATGATCGGCTGGTTCGGCTGCGCCATGCTTTGCTACGTGACGCCGAAGGAGCATCTGGGGCTGCCCGACCGCGACGATGTGAAGGCGGGTGTGATCGCCTACCGCATCGCGGCGCATGCCGCCGACCTCGCCAAGGGCCATCCGGCGGCGCGCATCTGGGACGACGCGATGAGCAAGGCACGCTTCGAATTCCGCTGGCGCGACCAGTTCGCGCTGGCGCTCGATCCCGACACCGCGCAGGCCTATCACGACGAGACGCTGCCGGCCGATGGCGCCAAGGTGGCGCATTTCTGCTCGATGTGCGGCCCCAAATTCTGTTCGATGAAGATCAGCCAGGAAGTCCGCGACGCCGCGCGCGGCACGAACGATTCGCTCAGCACCGCCGAAATCCGTGCGGCGATGGCGAAGAAGTCGGCCGAGTTCAAACAGGGGGGCGGGGAGATCTACGTCCACAAGCCCGCGGCGGAATCGGCGTGA
- a CDS encoding ATP-binding protein encodes MSTDGETDQANWTAGHLALPMPTFTSTTTCGQVFEWFRERRDQVAAAIVDDDGNVKAIVNRLRFLARYAQPYIPELYARRTILKLANPRPLVVDESMKLTELGKMLTLDWPDALRECFVVTRGGRYFGIGTCEALVSGKMRLLVAREAQLATALADAEAANRAKSSFLALMSHELRTPLNAIIGFSEVLSSELFGPHGVPRYREYSADIHGAGKHLLALINDILDLSKYEAGKMDLRCEPFGIGELFRDCQRMVAVRAQESGIDVLLDLPPALPLLDADRRRVKQILLNLLSNAIKFTPAGGHIRLGAAVAADGGLCLGVTDTGIGMSPEQIPLALEPFRQIDSPLSRSQEGTGLGLSLVKALTEQHDGSLRIESVPNKGTTVRVQFPAERSATTQRDAA; translated from the coding sequence ATGTCGACGGACGGCGAGACGGATCAGGCGAACTGGACCGCGGGTCATCTGGCGCTGCCCATGCCGACTTTCACATCCACGACCACCTGCGGCCAGGTGTTCGAATGGTTCCGCGAGCGTCGCGACCAAGTCGCCGCGGCCATCGTCGACGACGACGGCAATGTGAAGGCGATCGTCAACCGGCTGCGCTTCCTGGCGCGCTACGCCCAGCCCTACATTCCCGAGCTCTATGCGCGGCGCACGATCCTCAAGCTCGCCAATCCGCGGCCGCTGGTGGTCGATGAAAGCATGAAGCTCACCGAGCTGGGCAAGATGCTGACGCTCGACTGGCCGGACGCCTTGCGCGAATGCTTCGTGGTGACGCGCGGCGGACGATATTTCGGCATCGGGACATGCGAGGCGCTGGTGAGCGGCAAGATGCGCCTGCTGGTGGCGCGCGAAGCCCAGCTCGCCACGGCGCTCGCCGACGCCGAGGCCGCGAACCGCGCCAAGAGCAGCTTCCTGGCGCTGATGAGCCACGAGTTGCGGACCCCGCTGAACGCGATCATCGGCTTCTCCGAGGTCCTGAGCTCGGAGCTTTTCGGACCGCATGGCGTGCCGCGCTACCGCGAATATTCCGCCGACATCCACGGCGCCGGCAAGCACCTGCTGGCGCTCATCAACGACATCCTCGATCTGTCGAAATATGAAGCCGGAAAAATGGATCTGCGCTGCGAGCCGTTCGGCATCGGCGAGCTTTTCCGGGATTGCCAGCGCATGGTCGCAGTGCGGGCGCAGGAGAGCGGGATCGATGTCCTGCTCGACCTGCCGCCGGCGCTGCCGCTGCTGGATGCGGACCGCCGGCGGGTGAAGCAGATCCTGCTCAACCTGCTGTCAAACGCCATCAAGTTCACGCCGGCGGGCGGGCACATAAGGCTGGGCGCCGCGGTCGCGGCGGATGGCGGGCTTTGCCTGGGCGTGACGGACACGGGCATCGGCATGAGCCCCGAACAGATCCCGCTGGCCCTCGAACCCTTCCGCCAGATCGATTCGCCCCTGTCGCGCAGCCAGGAAGGCACCGGACTGGGCCTGTCGCTGGTGAAGGCGCTGACCGAGCAACATGACGGCTCGCTCCGCATCGAAAGCGTACCGAACAAGGGGACTACCGTGCGCGTGCAGTTTCCGGCGGAGCGCAGCGCGACGACGCAACGGGACGCCGCCTAG
- a CDS encoding GlsB/YeaQ/YmgE family stress response membrane protein produces MSILGWIFFGAITGWLASLIVNKRGEGCFTNIALGLVGSLVGGLIFRGFTDFDVFGFDFTSMLVAVIGAIVVLFLWHAVTGNRTLR; encoded by the coding sequence ATGAGTATCCTGGGCTGGATTTTCTTCGGCGCGATCACGGGCTGGCTCGCGAGCCTGATCGTCAACAAGCGCGGTGAAGGCTGCTTCACGAACATCGCGCTCGGGCTGGTCGGTTCGCTGGTCGGCGGACTGATCTTCCGCGGCTTCACGGATTTCGACGTATTCGGGTTCGACTTCACCTCGATGCTCGTCGCGGTGATCGGCGCCATCGTGGTCCTGTTCCTCTGGCATGCGGTGACGGGCAACCGGACGCTGCGCTAG
- a CDS encoding acyltransferase, whose protein sequence is MEILNGKTIDEQLTLTNSRSSGFDYLRIVLSVSVIAYHSFEVCYGPGIFKSVGVSPFRFLVGFILPSFFCLSGFLVAGSMLRVKDLLSFYALRGMRIFPALAVEVLLSALIIGPLLTVIPVGQYFSSPMFFFYFLNVLGDIHFYLPGLFVTNPMPAVNAQLWTIPYELECYVLIGLAAFFGLLKRRRAFVWAVIGLTVATYSWRILRHGLPTNFTIATGQALAIAFLVGVAFYLYRDKVRLNPILFAASVAIYCILLPFPAAALLLPFPAGYMTVYLGLTNPPKIGLLKSGDYSYGLYLYGYPVQQVVSQLLPQYRFWYVNLALSLLIAGAVAYCSWTFVESKILGHKKLIIARLEGMRAALIGFVRPAFRRMGIAERPRLAVAPAAVSPDADASVANETRG, encoded by the coding sequence TCGACGAACAGCTGACGCTGACGAACAGCAGGTCTTCGGGCTTCGACTACCTGCGCATCGTCCTGTCGGTCTCGGTCATCGCCTATCACAGCTTCGAGGTCTGCTACGGCCCCGGGATATTCAAATCCGTCGGGGTCAGTCCGTTCCGGTTCCTGGTCGGCTTCATCCTGCCGAGCTTCTTCTGCCTGAGCGGCTTCCTTGTGGCGGGAAGCATGTTGCGGGTCAAAGACCTTCTCTCTTTCTACGCGCTTCGCGGCATGCGCATCTTTCCGGCTCTCGCGGTGGAGGTCCTGCTATCGGCTCTTATCATCGGGCCTCTCCTGACGGTCATTCCGGTCGGACAGTATTTCTCGTCGCCCATGTTCTTTTTCTACTTTCTGAACGTGCTCGGCGACATCCATTTTTATCTTCCCGGCTTGTTCGTCACGAATCCGATGCCGGCGGTCAATGCGCAGCTGTGGACGATCCCGTATGAGCTGGAATGCTACGTTCTGATCGGGTTGGCGGCCTTTTTCGGGCTGCTGAAGCGGCGCCGCGCATTTGTCTGGGCCGTGATCGGCCTCACCGTCGCGACATATTCGTGGAGAATCCTGCGTCACGGTCTTCCGACGAATTTCACGATCGCGACGGGACAGGCGCTGGCGATCGCGTTTCTCGTCGGCGTGGCGTTCTATCTCTACAGGGACAAGGTCCGGCTCAACCCCATTTTGTTTGCCGCGAGTGTGGCGATCTACTGCATCCTGCTGCCCTTCCCGGCGGCCGCCCTCCTTCTTCCCTTCCCCGCAGGCTACATGACCGTCTATCTGGGCCTGACCAATCCGCCGAAAATCGGCCTGCTGAAAAGCGGCGACTATTCCTACGGCCTGTATCTCTACGGCTATCCGGTGCAGCAGGTCGTTTCGCAGCTGCTGCCGCAATATCGGTTCTGGTATGTGAATCTGGCGCTGAGTCTGCTGATTGCAGGCGCTGTCGCGTATTGCTCCTGGACTTTCGTCGAGTCGAAGATCCTTGGCCACAAGAAGCTCATCATCGCGCGCCTCGAGGGCATGCGTGCCGCACTGATCGGGTTTGTGCGGCCGGCCTTCCGCCGGATGGGAATTGCGGAGCGCCCCCGCCTCGCGGTCGCGCCCGCCGCAGTTTCGCCGGACGCGGACGCGTCCGTCGCCAACGAGACCCGCGGCTGA
- a CDS encoding isochorismatase family protein, with translation MPDFVPKSTALLLMDFQNVIVGMVGEAGGALLERASRARAAARAAGAAVMHIRVAFTDADYAAVSPRNKSFAALSKSRFITDGSEAAAIHAALAPAADEPVFTKTRVGAFSTTALERTLGERGIDTLVLAGIATSGVVLSTLRDAADKDYRLFVLADCCADQDAEVHRVLTEKVFPRQADVIGLEDFAATLAA, from the coding sequence ATGCCCGACTTTGTGCCAAAATCGACCGCTTTGCTCCTCATGGACTTCCAAAATGTCATCGTCGGCATGGTGGGCGAGGCCGGCGGTGCGCTCTTGGAGCGGGCGTCGCGGGCGCGCGCGGCGGCCCGGGCGGCCGGTGCGGCGGTGATGCACATTCGCGTCGCCTTCACCGACGCCGACTATGCCGCGGTCTCGCCGCGCAACAAGTCCTTCGCGGCACTGAGCAAGAGCCGCTTTATCACGGACGGCAGCGAGGCGGCGGCGATCCATGCGGCGCTCGCCCCCGCTGCGGACGAGCCCGTCTTCACCAAGACTCGTGTCGGCGCCTTCAGCACGACGGCGCTGGAGCGGACACTTGGGGAGCGCGGCATCGACACGCTGGTCCTCGCCGGAATCGCCACCAGCGGCGTGGTGCTGTCGACGCTGCGCGATGCCGCCGACAAGGATTACCGGCTGTTCGTCCTCGCCGATTGCTGCGCCGACCAGGATGCCGAGGTTCACCGCGTGTTGACGGAGAAGGTCTTTCCGCGCCAAGCCGACGTGATCGGGCTCGAAGATTTCGCCGCGACTCTCGCCGCCTGA
- a CDS encoding divalent metal cation transporter codes for MAATDETKARPSLARRVLSVAHLSQLGPGLVTGAADDDPSGIATYSQAGAQAGFGLLWTLVLTFPLMVAIQLVSAHIGRVTGRGLAWNMIKVMPRWLVTVLVALLFVANTINLGADVAAMGEAARLLTGFGQHGFTILFAVISVLLQMFAPYRRYSRILIVLTFSLFAYVAVVFLVKLDWAQIGLAMVGIGVTLSPAAATIIVAIFGTTISPYLFFWQAAQEVEEVDQVDDDKPLLEKPEQAPGAFARIRVDTIAGMAASNLIALAIMIATAATLHASGQTNIQTAADAAKALEPAAGHFAFALFALGIIGTGLLAIPVLAGSAAYAVAELRGWNEGLDNMPWQATGFYAVITAAVVLGVVMDYSGLDPIKALFWSAVINGVIAVPMMFAMMFVVSSTKLMGPFTAGRTLKVLGWASTLVMLAAALAMAATFQS; via the coding sequence ATGGCCGCGACGGACGAGACAAAGGCACGACCGTCGCTGGCGCGGCGCGTCCTCTCGGTTGCGCATCTTTCGCAGCTCGGTCCGGGCCTCGTCACCGGTGCGGCGGACGACGATCCGAGCGGGATCGCGACCTATTCCCAGGCGGGCGCGCAGGCCGGCTTCGGGCTGCTCTGGACGCTTGTCCTCACCTTCCCGCTGATGGTGGCGATCCAGCTGGTGAGCGCCCATATCGGGCGGGTCACGGGCCGCGGTCTCGCCTGGAACATGATCAAGGTCATGCCGCGCTGGCTGGTCACCGTGCTGGTCGCACTGCTGTTCGTCGCCAACACGATCAATCTCGGCGCCGATGTGGCGGCGATGGGCGAGGCGGCGCGGCTGCTGACCGGCTTCGGGCAGCACGGCTTCACCATACTCTTCGCGGTGATCTCGGTCCTGTTGCAGATGTTCGCGCCCTACCGGCGCTATTCGCGCATCCTGATCGTCCTGACCTTCAGCCTGTTCGCCTATGTCGCCGTGGTCTTCCTGGTCAAGCTCGACTGGGCGCAGATCGGGCTGGCGATGGTCGGCATCGGCGTCACCCTGTCGCCGGCCGCCGCGACCATCATCGTGGCGATCTTCGGGACCACGATCAGCCCCTATCTCTTTTTCTGGCAGGCCGCGCAGGAGGTCGAGGAAGTCGACCAGGTCGACGACGACAAGCCGCTGCTGGAGAAACCCGAACAGGCGCCCGGGGCCTTCGCGCGCATCCGCGTCGACACGATCGCCGGCATGGCGGCGTCGAACCTGATCGCGCTGGCCATCATGATCGCGACGGCGGCGACGCTGCATGCCTCGGGCCAGACCAACATCCAGACCGCGGCCGACGCGGCGAAGGCATTGGAGCCGGCGGCGGGGCATTTCGCCTTCGCGCTGTTCGCCCTGGGGATCATCGGAACGGGACTTCTGGCCATCCCGGTGCTGGCGGGCTCGGCCGCCTATGCCGTCGCCGAGTTGCGGGGCTGGAACGAAGGCCTGGACAACATGCCGTGGCAAGCCACCGGCTTCTACGCCGTCATCACCGCCGCGGTCGTGCTCGGCGTGGTGATGGACTATTCCGGCCTCGATCCCATCAAGGCGCTGTTCTGGAGCGCGGTGATCAACGGCGTCATCGCCGTCCCGATGATGTTCGCCATGATGTTCGTCGTGAGCAGCACCAAGTTGATGGGCCCCTTCACGGCGGGACGGACGCTGAAAGTGCTGGGCTGGGCCTCGACCCTGGTGATGCTTGCCGCGGCGCTCGCCATGGCGGCGACTTTCCAGTCTTAG